One window of the Microvirga mediterraneensis genome contains the following:
- a CDS encoding response regulator, with translation MSTAQLVVQHLPYLRRYARALTGSQMAGDAYVAATLETLVSEPETIGPSGNVKVELFQVFTRIWNSLSVNGRSEQIQRDLPAEVRLGQITPLPRQAFLLSCLEGFGEEEVGQILDVDTKTVRDLVDEAGRELAADMATDILIIEDEPLIAMDLEALVEGLGHNVTGVARTRTEAVKLASAKQPGLILADIQLADGSSGLDAVNDLLKAFEVPVIFITAYPERFLTGERPEPAFLIAKPFQPANVSAVISQALFFQQSARRREPRAATA, from the coding sequence ATGTCGACAGCGCAGCTTGTCGTCCAGCACTTACCATATCTTCGCCGCTACGCACGCGCTCTCACTGGCAGCCAGATGGCTGGAGACGCCTATGTGGCCGCTACCTTGGAAACCCTCGTCAGCGAGCCCGAGACCATCGGTCCTTCCGGGAACGTGAAGGTCGAGCTTTTCCAGGTCTTCACACGTATCTGGAATTCTCTCTCGGTGAATGGACGCAGCGAGCAGATTCAGCGCGATCTGCCGGCGGAAGTCCGCCTCGGACAGATCACCCCGCTTCCCCGTCAGGCGTTCCTCCTGTCCTGTCTCGAAGGCTTCGGAGAGGAAGAGGTCGGCCAGATCCTCGACGTAGACACGAAAACCGTTCGTGATCTCGTCGACGAGGCGGGCCGGGAGCTTGCGGCCGACATGGCCACGGACATTCTCATCATCGAGGACGAGCCGCTCATCGCCATGGATCTCGAAGCCCTGGTCGAGGGCCTCGGCCACAACGTGACGGGCGTCGCCCGCACGCGGACGGAAGCCGTCAAGCTCGCCTCGGCCAAGCAGCCGGGCCTGATCCTGGCGGATATCCAGCTGGCGGACGGCAGCTCGGGCCTCGATGCGGTCAATGATCTCCTGAAGGCCTTCGAGGTGCCTGTGATCTTCATCACGGCCTATCCCGAGCGATTCCTGACCGGCGAGCGGCCCGAACCGGCCTTCCTGATCGCCAAGCCGTTCCAGCCCGCGA
- a CDS encoding NepR family anti-sigma factor → MTVDKGNKLARTTLEASVNDKLATDPKLDSGSQKRIGDQLRAMYDELMQQPVPDRFKELLEQLDKKNGAKEGSQ, encoded by the coding sequence ATGACGGTTGATAAGGGGAACAAGCTGGCCCGGACTACCCTGGAGGCGTCCGTGAACGATAAGCTTGCAACCGATCCCAAGCTCGACAGCGGCAGTCAGAAACGCATCGGCGACCAACTCCGCGCCATGTACGACGAACTGATGCAGCAACCTGTTCCGGACCGTTTCAAGGAGCTGCTCGAGCAACTGGACAAGAAGAACGGAGCAAAGGAAGGGTCTCAATGA
- a CDS encoding sigma-70 family RNA polymerase sigma factor — translation MTPEPDPELREALLAAVPSLRAFAISLSGQVDRADDLVQDTLLRALANLHRFEPGTNLNAWLFTILRNLFHSEYRKRRREVEDPDGSYAGRLKVQPDQGAHLDFEDFRSALAKLPSDQREALLLVGASGFSYEEAAHICGCAVGTIKSRVNRARFRLASLLNVEDIEDLGPDSMTRAALQG, via the coding sequence ATGACCCCAGAACCCGATCCGGAGCTTCGGGAGGCACTTCTTGCGGCGGTTCCCAGCCTTCGCGCCTTCGCCATCTCGCTCTCGGGTCAGGTCGATCGGGCGGACGACCTCGTTCAGGACACGCTCCTCAGGGCGCTGGCCAATCTGCACCGTTTCGAGCCGGGCACGAATCTGAACGCCTGGCTGTTCACGATCCTGCGCAACCTTTTCCATTCCGAGTACCGCAAGCGCCGCCGCGAGGTCGAGGATCCCGACGGCTCCTATGCCGGTCGCCTGAAGGTGCAGCCCGATCAGGGCGCCCACCTGGATTTCGAGGACTTTCGCAGCGCGCTCGCCAAGCTTCCGTCCGACCAGCGGGAAGCCCTGCTTCTGGTCGGAGCCTCCGGCTTTTCCTACGAGGAAGCCGCCCATATCTGCGGCTGCGCGGTCGGCACCATCAAGAGCCGCGTGAACCGCGCGCGCTTTCGGCTCGCCTCCCTGCTGAATGTCGAGGACATCGAGGATCTGGGCCCCGACAGCATGACCCGCGCCGCCCTGCAGGGTTAG
- a CDS encoding SDR family oxidoreductase, with protein sequence MSSEQQQTMPPQVQDKQPGHETEMNPRPDYEPRYPGSGRLNGKVALITGGDSGIGRATAVLFAREGADIAILYLNEGEDAQETKRLIEREGRSCLTVAGDVGDPNVCRSAVDQVVQRFGKLDVLVNNAAEQHPKKDIAEITPDQIDRTFRTNIFGYFYMVQAAMPHLKKGSAIINTTSVTAYRGSSELLDYSATKGAIVAFTRSLAQKLAGDGIRVNGVAPGPIWTPLIPSTFPVEKVKQFGANTPMKRPGQPNEVAPSYLFLACEDSSYITGTVLHPNGGDPTEA encoded by the coding sequence ATGAGCTCCGAACAGCAGCAGACGATGCCTCCTCAGGTCCAGGACAAGCAGCCCGGTCACGAGACCGAGATGAATCCCCGGCCCGATTACGAGCCCCGTTATCCCGGCAGCGGCCGGTTGAACGGGAAGGTCGCCCTCATCACCGGAGGCGACAGCGGCATCGGCAGGGCCACCGCCGTTCTCTTCGCCCGCGAAGGCGCGGACATCGCCATCCTGTACCTGAACGAGGGCGAGGATGCGCAGGAGACGAAGCGCCTGATCGAGCGGGAAGGGCGCTCCTGCCTGACCGTCGCCGGCGATGTCGGCGATCCGAATGTCTGCCGCTCCGCCGTCGATCAGGTCGTCCAGCGCTTCGGCAAGCTCGACGTGCTCGTCAATAACGCCGCCGAGCAGCACCCGAAGAAGGACATCGCCGAGATCACGCCCGACCAGATCGACCGCACCTTCCGCACCAACATCTTCGGCTATTTCTACATGGTGCAGGCCGCCATGCCGCACCTCAAGAAGGGCTCCGCGATCATCAACACCACGTCGGTGACGGCCTATCGCGGCAGCTCGGAGCTTCTCGACTACAGTGCCACCAAGGGGGCCATCGTGGCCTTCACGCGATCCCTGGCGCAGAAGCTCGCGGGCGATGGCATCCGCGTCAACGGCGTGGCGCCGGGGCCGATCTGGACGCCGCTCATTCCATCGACCTTCCCGGTCGAGAAGGTGAAGCAGTTCGGGGCCAACACGCCGATGAAACGGCCTGGCCAGCCGAACGAGGTGGCGCCCTCCTACCTGTTCCTGGCATGCGAGGATTCTTCCTATATCACCGGTACGGTCCTGCATCCGAACGGCGGCGATCCGACGGAAGCGTAA
- a CDS encoding DUF1328 domain-containing protein encodes MLGWAVTFLIIALVAALFGFGGIAGTAVEIAKLIFFVAIVLFAISAVIGLLRGRSPM; translated from the coding sequence ATGCTCGGTTGGGCAGTCACTTTCCTGATTATCGCTCTTGTCGCAGCTCTGTTCGGTTTCGGCGGCATCGCCGGTACGGCCGTCGAGATCGCGAAGCTCATCTTCTTCGTTGCGATCGTCCTCTTCGCCATCTCGGCCGTCATCGGCCTGCTGCGTGGACGAAGCCCCATGTGA